The Streptomyces achromogenes genome window below encodes:
- a CDS encoding carbohydrate ABC transporter permease, with the protein MTVAIDRATGKRRGDREPGPGRAGRLRRGYQKHWYAYAMIAPVAVVLGVLVLYPLVYGLYLTLTDANSLNTARTIGVNHIDATYKFIGLDNYADILWGPTAYDRFWSHFLWTIVWTAACVALHYGIGLGLALLLNQKLRGRTFYRLILVLPWAVPTFVTVFGWRFMLADGGVINSALDFLHVPSPLWLEDTFWQRFAAIMVNTWCGVPFMMISLLGGLQAIDASLYEAAEMDGASAWQRFRFVTLPGLRSVSSTVVLLGVIWTFNQFAVIFLLFGNTAPDAQILVTWAYYLGFGQQPRDFAQSAAYGILLLAILIVFTSFYRRWLNRNEQQLAI; encoded by the coding sequence ATGACAGTCGCCATCGACCGCGCGACCGGCAAACGCCGCGGTGACCGTGAGCCGGGGCCCGGGCGGGCCGGCCGCCTGAGGCGCGGCTACCAGAAGCACTGGTACGCCTACGCGATGATCGCCCCCGTGGCGGTCGTCCTCGGCGTCCTCGTGCTGTACCCCCTGGTGTACGGCCTCTACCTGACGCTGACCGACGCCAACAGCCTCAACACGGCCCGCACCATCGGCGTCAACCACATCGACGCCACCTACAAGTTCATCGGCCTCGACAACTACGCCGACATCCTGTGGGGCCCGACGGCCTACGACCGCTTCTGGTCGCACTTCCTCTGGACGATCGTGTGGACGGCGGCCTGCGTCGCCCTGCACTACGGCATCGGACTCGGCCTCGCCCTGCTCCTCAACCAGAAGCTGCGCGGGCGCACCTTCTACCGGCTGATCCTGGTGCTGCCGTGGGCGGTGCCCACCTTCGTCACCGTGTTCGGCTGGCGGTTCATGCTCGCCGACGGCGGCGTCATCAACTCCGCGCTGGACTTCCTGCACGTGCCGTCGCCGCTGTGGCTCGAGGACACCTTCTGGCAGCGGTTCGCCGCGATCATGGTCAACACCTGGTGCGGTGTGCCGTTCATGATGATCTCGCTGCTCGGCGGTCTGCAGGCCATCGACGCCTCGCTCTACGAGGCCGCCGAGATGGACGGCGCGAGCGCCTGGCAGCGCTTCCGGTTCGTCACGTTGCCGGGACTGAGGTCGGTCAGCTCCACCGTCGTCCTGCTGGGCGTCATCTGGACGTTCAACCAGTTCGCCGTGATCTTCCTGCTGTTCGGCAACACCGCCCCGGACGCGCAGATCCTCGTCACCTGGGCCTACTACCTCGGCTTCGGACAGCAGCCGCGTGACTTCGCCCAGTCGGCCGCGTACGGCATCCTGCTGCTGGCCATCCTGATCGTCTTCACCTCGTTCTACCGCCGCTGGCTGAACCGCAACGAGCAGCAGCTCGCGATCTGA
- a CDS encoding VOC family protein encodes MDMTLEVILLPVSDVDRAKEFYRDKVGFHVDLDGEVMEGVRIVQLTPPGSGCSIALVDGLQVPTGTPQPGTYHGMQLCVTDAKAAYEELTARGLDVTEPQRFAPQDGATFMYFKDPDGNGWAIQEYRRRETEPLHQVLAKLATQ; translated from the coding sequence ATGGACATGACCCTCGAAGTGATCCTGCTGCCGGTGTCGGACGTGGACCGGGCCAAGGAGTTCTACCGCGACAAGGTGGGCTTCCACGTCGATCTCGACGGCGAGGTGATGGAGGGCGTGCGCATCGTGCAGCTCACCCCACCCGGCTCGGGCTGTTCGATCGCCCTGGTGGACGGCCTCCAGGTCCCGACGGGCACCCCGCAGCCGGGCACGTACCACGGCATGCAGCTCTGCGTGACGGACGCGAAGGCGGCATACGAGGAGCTGACCGCGCGGGGCCTGGACGTCACCGAGCCGCAGCGGTTCGCCCCGCAGGACGGCGCGACCTTCATGTACTTCAAGGATCCCGACGGCAACGGCTGGGCGATCCAGGAGTACCGCCGCCGCGAGACGGAACCACTCCACCAGGTCCTGGCGAAACTGGCCACGCAGTAG
- a CDS encoding glutamine synthetase family protein yields MDKQQEFVLRTLEERDIRFVRLWFTDVLGFLKSVAVAPAELEQAFDEGIGFDGSAIEGFARVYESDMIAKPDPSTFQVLPWRAEAPGTARMFCDILMPDGSPSFADPRYVLKRALARASDLGFTFYTHPEIEFFLLKDKPTDGSRPTPADNSGYFDHTPHNIGMDFRRQAITMLESMGISVEFSHHEGAPGQQEIDLRYADALSTADNIMTFRLVMKQVALEQGVQATFMPKPFSEHPGSGMHTHLSLFEGDRNAFYESGAEYQLSKVGRSFIAGLLKHAAEIAAVTNQWVNSYKRIWGGSERTAGAGGEAPSYICWGHNNRSALVRVPMYKPGKTGSARIEVRSLDTGANPYLAYAMLLAAGLKGVEEGYELPPGAEDDVWALSDAERRAMGIEPLPQNLGEALTLMDRSDLVAETLGEHVFDFFLRNKRQEWEEYRSEVTAFELRKNLPVL; encoded by the coding sequence ATGGACAAGCAGCAGGAGTTCGTGCTCCGGACGTTGGAGGAGCGCGACATCCGTTTCGTACGGCTGTGGTTCACGGACGTGCTGGGCTTCCTCAAGTCCGTCGCCGTGGCCCCCGCCGAGCTCGAGCAGGCCTTCGACGAGGGCATCGGCTTCGACGGCTCCGCGATCGAGGGCTTCGCCCGGGTCTACGAGTCCGACATGATCGCCAAGCCGGACCCCTCCACCTTCCAGGTCCTGCCCTGGCGCGCGGAGGCCCCCGGCACCGCCCGCATGTTCTGCGACATCCTCATGCCGGACGGCTCCCCGTCCTTCGCCGACCCGCGCTATGTCCTCAAGCGGGCCCTCGCCCGCGCCTCCGACCTGGGCTTCACGTTCTACACCCACCCGGAGATCGAGTTCTTCCTGCTGAAGGACAAGCCGACCGACGGCTCCCGCCCGACCCCGGCCGACAACTCCGGCTACTTCGACCACACCCCGCACAACATCGGCATGGACTTCCGCCGCCAGGCGATCACCATGCTCGAGTCGATGGGCATCTCGGTCGAGTTCTCCCACCACGAGGGCGCCCCCGGCCAGCAGGAGATCGACCTGCGCTACGCCGACGCGCTCTCCACGGCCGACAACATCATGACGTTCCGCCTGGTCATGAAGCAGGTCGCGCTGGAGCAGGGCGTCCAGGCGACCTTCATGCCGAAGCCGTTCAGCGAGCACCCCGGCTCCGGCATGCACACCCACCTCTCCCTCTTCGAGGGCGACCGCAACGCGTTCTACGAGTCCGGCGCGGAGTACCAGCTCTCCAAGGTCGGCCGGTCCTTCATCGCGGGCCTGCTGAAGCACGCCGCCGAGATCGCCGCCGTCACCAACCAGTGGGTCAACTCCTACAAGCGCATCTGGGGCGGCTCCGAGCGCACGGCCGGCGCGGGCGGCGAGGCTCCGTCCTACATCTGCTGGGGGCACAACAACCGCTCCGCCCTGGTGCGCGTGCCGATGTACAAGCCCGGCAAGACGGGCTCCGCTCGCATCGAGGTCCGCTCCCTCGACACCGGCGCCAACCCGTACCTGGCCTACGCCATGCTGCTCGCCGCCGGCCTCAAGGGCGTCGAGGAGGGCTACGAGCTCCCGCCGGGCGCCGAGGACGACGTCTGGGCGCTGTCGGACGCCGAGCGTCGCGCCATGGGCATCGAGCCGCTCCCGCAGAATCTCGGCGAGGCCCTGACCCTGATGGACCGCAGCGACCTCGTCGCCGAAACCCTGGGCGAGCACGTCTTCGACTTCTTCCTGCGCAACAAGCGCCAGGAGTGGGAGGAGTACCGCTCCGAGGTCACCGCCTTCGAGCTGCGGAAGAACCTGCCGGTGCTGTAA
- a CDS encoding sugar ABC transporter permease — MSSTTVETSAAAGGGRPPKASRRVRRRGENSLAGSLASHGVLIVASLIALFPIAWLVYLSLGPDKDDYLHPGGIWGKMTFANYAFVVEHTEFFNWLKSSLVVTLGTTAIGVLIAATTGYAVSRMRFPGYKKFMWVLLVTQMFPVAVLMVPMYQILSDLQLIDNYLGLILVYCTTVIPYSAWLLKGYFDTIPFEIDEAGRVDGLTPFGTFFRLILPLAKPGLAVAAFYNFLTAFSEVAFASTFMLSDDKYTLAVGLQSFVSEHDAQRNLMAATAVLIAIPAAVFFYLVQKNLVTGLTAGGTKG; from the coding sequence ATGAGCAGCACCACAGTCGAGACCTCCGCCGCGGCGGGCGGCGGGCGGCCCCCGAAGGCCTCCCGCCGGGTGAGGCGGCGCGGCGAGAACAGCCTCGCCGGCTCCCTCGCCTCGCACGGCGTCCTGATCGTCGCGAGCCTGATCGCGCTCTTCCCGATCGCCTGGCTGGTCTACCTGTCCCTCGGCCCGGACAAGGACGACTACCTGCACCCGGGCGGCATCTGGGGCAAGATGACGTTCGCGAACTACGCGTTCGTCGTCGAACACACCGAGTTCTTCAACTGGTTGAAGAGCTCGCTCGTCGTCACGCTCGGCACGACCGCCATCGGCGTGCTCATCGCCGCCACCACCGGCTACGCCGTGTCCCGCATGCGCTTCCCCGGCTACAAGAAGTTCATGTGGGTGCTGCTGGTCACCCAGATGTTCCCGGTCGCCGTGCTGATGGTGCCGATGTACCAGATCCTCTCGGACCTGCAACTCATCGACAACTACCTCGGCCTGATCCTCGTCTACTGCACGACGGTCATCCCGTACAGCGCCTGGCTGCTCAAGGGGTACTTCGACACCATCCCCTTCGAGATCGACGAGGCGGGACGCGTGGACGGGCTCACCCCGTTCGGCACCTTCTTCCGCCTGATCCTGCCGCTCGCCAAGCCCGGCCTCGCGGTGGCCGCCTTCTACAACTTCCTCACCGCGTTCAGCGAGGTCGCGTTCGCCTCGACGTTCATGCTCAGCGACGACAAGTACACGCTCGCCGTCGGTCTGCAGTCCTTCGTCAGCGAACACGACGCCCAGCGCAACCTGATGGCCGCCACCGCCGTGCTGATCGCGATACCGGCCGCCGTGTTCTTCTACCTCGTGCAGAAGAACCTGGTGACCGGCCTCACCGCGGGCGGCACCAAGGGGTGA
- a CDS encoding extracellular solute-binding protein has protein sequence MRRGIAATALVASLALAATACGGDDSGSDDSSGPVTITWWDTSNATNEAPTYQALVKQFEAANKDVKVKYVNVPFDQAQNKFDTAAGASGAPDILRSEVGWTPAFAKKGYFLPLDGTDALKDQSKFKSNLLEQAKYEGKTYGVPLVTDTLALVYNKALFAKAGITTAPKSWDELKTAAATVKAKTDVDGYWGSATAGYYAQPFLYGEGTNTVDADAKKITVNSAAAKKAYGTWLGLFDGKGLHKADTTADAYAHIQDAFVNGKVAAIIQGPWEITNFYKGSAFKDKANLGIATVPAGSTGKAGAPTGGHNLSVYAGSDKAHQAAALQFVNFMTSAASQAAIAQKNSTLPTRDDAYTAAVKADPGIAGYQTVLAAAQPRPALPEYSSLWGPLDTELPKIAGGKETLDKGLGNAELAIAKLVPDFSK, from the coding sequence ATGCGGCGTGGCATAGCGGCCACCGCGCTGGTGGCGTCCCTCGCCCTCGCGGCGACGGCCTGTGGCGGAGACGACAGCGGCAGCGACGACTCGTCCGGGCCGGTCACCATCACCTGGTGGGACACCTCCAACGCCACCAATGAGGCGCCCACGTACCAGGCCCTGGTCAAGCAGTTCGAGGCGGCCAACAAGGACGTCAAGGTCAAGTACGTCAACGTGCCCTTCGACCAGGCGCAGAACAAGTTCGACACGGCCGCCGGCGCGTCCGGGGCCCCGGACATCCTGCGCTCCGAGGTCGGCTGGACCCCCGCCTTCGCCAAGAAGGGCTACTTCCTGCCGCTGGACGGCACGGACGCCCTCAAGGACCAGTCGAAGTTCAAGTCCAACCTGCTCGAGCAGGCCAAGTACGAGGGCAAGACGTACGGCGTCCCGCTGGTCACGGACACGCTCGCGCTGGTCTACAACAAGGCCCTCTTCGCGAAGGCCGGCATCACCACGGCCCCCAAGAGCTGGGACGAGCTGAAGACCGCCGCCGCCACCGTCAAGGCCAAGACCGACGTCGACGGCTACTGGGGCTCCGCCACCGCGGGCTACTACGCCCAGCCCTTCCTCTACGGCGAGGGCACGAACACCGTCGACGCCGACGCCAAGAAGATCACCGTGAACTCGGCGGCCGCGAAGAAGGCGTACGGCACCTGGCTCGGCCTCTTCGACGGCAAGGGCCTGCACAAGGCCGACACCACCGCCGACGCCTACGCCCACATCCAGGACGCGTTCGTCAACGGCAAGGTCGCCGCGATCATCCAGGGCCCCTGGGAGATCACGAACTTCTACAAGGGCAGCGCCTTCAAGGACAAGGCCAACCTCGGCATCGCCACCGTCCCGGCCGGTTCCACCGGCAAGGCGGGCGCCCCGACCGGCGGCCACAACCTCTCGGTCTACGCCGGCTCCGACAAGGCCCACCAGGCCGCGGCGCTGCAGTTCGTCAACTTCATGACCTCCGCCGCCTCCCAGGCGGCCATCGCCCAGAAGAACTCCACGCTGCCCACCCGCGACGACGCCTACACCGCCGCCGTCAAGGCCGACCCGGGCATCGCCGGCTACCAGACGGTGCTGGCCGCCGCCCAGCCGCGCCCGGCGCTGCCGGAGTACAGCTCGCTGTGGGGTCCGCTGGACACCGAACTGCCCAAGATCGCGGGTGGCAAGGAGACCCTCGACAAGGGACTGGGCAACGCTGAGCTCGCCATCGCCAAGCTGGTGCCCGACTTCAGCAAGTGA
- a CDS encoding bifunctional [glutamine synthetase] adenylyltransferase/[glutamine synthetase]-adenylyl-L-tyrosine phosphorylase, whose product MMAPGRRSSTFTRLLRHGFTDPSAAERLLDGPELSPVRNDPFLLEALAATADPDLALRGLVGLVEAQPGTAARRELLDTLIAAKPLRDRLLGVLGASAALADHLARHPRDWEALVTYEPRDLHPGVEEFERGLADAADPVSLRVSYRRCLLSIAARDVCGTTDVAETAAELADLATATLRAALGLARAAAPDEAALCRLAVIAMGKCGGHELNYVSDVDVIFVGEAVDGADEAKALRAATKLASHMMRICSETTVEGSIWPVDANLRPEGRNGPLVRSLSSHLAYYQRWAKTWEFQALLKARPVAGDLELGADYVAAVEPMVWKAAERENFVVDVQNMRRRVVENIPVSEVERELKLGPGGLRDVEFAVQLLQLVHGRADGSLRSGTTLDALQALATGGYVGRADAVQLDAAYRFLRSMEHRIQLYRLRRTHLVPEDETDLRRLGRSLGLRTDPVAELGREWKRHASVVRRLHEKLFYRPLLDAVAQLAPGETRLSPEAARERLVALGYADPAAALRHLEALASGVTRKAAIQRTLLPVLLGWFADSADPDAGLLNFRKVSDALGKTPWYLRLLRDEGAAAENLARVLSAGRLAPDLLMRAPEAVALLGDGDGGGLEPRGRALLEQEILAAVRRADGAVQAVAAARGVRRRELFRIAAADIVGSYGTEAQPVEADQGALVDLVGGAVSDLTAATLSGTLRAVVREGWGDTLPTRFAVIGMGRFGGHELGYGSDADVLFVHEPREGVDEREAGEAANKVVSEMRRLLQIPSADPPLLVDADLRPEGKSGPLVRTVKSYEAYYRRWSLVWESQALLRAEVVAGDEELGSRFLELADPLRYPAGGLAEEAVREIRRLKARMESERLPRGADPKLHTKLGPGGLSDVEWTVQLIQMRHGATHPGLRTTRTRQALTAARDAGLIPEEEAATLDEAWVLATRVRNAVMLVRGRAGDTFPSDPRELVAVGRYLGYGPGRVGDMLDDYRRTARRARTVVDELFYAG is encoded by the coding sequence ATGATGGCGCCGGGGCGCAGGAGCAGCACCTTCACCAGGCTGTTGCGGCACGGCTTCACCGATCCCTCCGCCGCCGAGCGGCTGCTGGACGGTCCCGAGCTGTCCCCGGTGCGCAACGACCCCTTTCTGCTCGAGGCGCTGGCCGCCACCGCCGACCCCGACCTCGCGCTGCGCGGCCTCGTCGGGCTGGTGGAGGCCCAGCCCGGGACCGCCGCGCGACGCGAACTGCTCGACACCCTGATCGCCGCCAAACCCCTGCGGGACCGGCTGCTGGGGGTGCTGGGGGCGTCCGCCGCCCTCGCCGACCACCTCGCCCGGCATCCGCGGGACTGGGAGGCGCTGGTCACCTACGAGCCCCGCGACCTGCACCCCGGCGTGGAGGAGTTCGAGCGCGGACTCGCCGACGCCGCCGACCCGGTGTCGCTGCGCGTCTCCTACCGGCGCTGCCTGCTGTCCATCGCGGCCCGCGACGTGTGCGGGACGACCGACGTCGCCGAGACCGCCGCAGAGCTCGCCGACCTCGCCACCGCCACCCTGCGGGCCGCCCTCGGCCTGGCCCGCGCCGCCGCTCCCGACGAGGCCGCGCTGTGCCGGCTCGCCGTGATCGCGATGGGCAAGTGCGGCGGCCACGAGCTGAACTACGTGTCCGACGTGGACGTCATCTTCGTGGGCGAGGCCGTCGACGGGGCCGACGAGGCCAAGGCGCTGCGGGCCGCCACGAAACTCGCCTCCCACATGATGCGGATCTGCTCCGAGACCACCGTGGAAGGGTCGATCTGGCCCGTCGACGCCAACCTGCGGCCCGAGGGGCGCAACGGCCCGCTGGTGCGCAGCCTCAGCAGCCATCTCGCCTACTACCAGCGGTGGGCCAAGACCTGGGAGTTCCAGGCCCTGCTGAAGGCGCGGCCGGTGGCCGGGGACCTCGAGCTGGGCGCCGACTACGTGGCCGCCGTCGAGCCGATGGTGTGGAAGGCGGCCGAGCGGGAGAACTTCGTCGTCGACGTGCAGAACATGCGGCGCAGGGTCGTCGAGAACATCCCGGTCTCCGAGGTCGAGCGCGAACTCAAACTCGGGCCCGGCGGACTGCGGGACGTCGAGTTCGCCGTCCAGCTGCTGCAACTGGTGCACGGGCGCGCCGACGGCTCGCTGCGCAGCGGGACCACGCTCGACGCCCTGCAGGCGCTCGCCACGGGCGGCTACGTCGGACGCGCCGACGCGGTGCAGCTCGACGCCGCGTACCGCTTCCTGCGCTCCATGGAGCACCGCATCCAGCTCTACCGGCTGCGGCGGACGCATCTGGTCCCCGAGGACGAGACCGACCTGCGGCGGCTCGGCCGCTCCCTCGGTCTGCGCACCGACCCGGTCGCCGAGCTCGGCCGGGAATGGAAGCGGCACGCGTCCGTCGTACGGCGACTGCACGAGAAGCTGTTCTACCGGCCGCTGCTCGACGCGGTGGCCCAACTCGCCCCGGGCGAGACCCGGTTGAGCCCGGAGGCGGCACGCGAACGACTCGTCGCCCTCGGCTACGCCGATCCCGCCGCCGCACTGCGCCACCTGGAGGCGCTGGCCTCCGGCGTCACCCGCAAGGCCGCCATCCAACGCACCCTCCTGCCCGTCCTGTTGGGGTGGTTCGCCGACTCCGCCGACCCGGACGCGGGCCTGCTCAACTTCCGCAAGGTCTCCGACGCCCTGGGCAAGACGCCTTGGTATCTGCGGTTGTTGAGGGACGAGGGGGCCGCTGCGGAGAACCTCGCCCGCGTGCTGTCCGCCGGGCGGCTCGCCCCCGACCTGCTGATGCGCGCACCGGAGGCGGTGGCGCTGCTCGGCGACGGCGACGGCGGCGGTCTCGAGCCGCGTGGGCGCGCCCTGCTGGAGCAGGAGATCCTCGCGGCGGTGCGGCGGGCCGACGGGGCCGTGCAGGCGGTCGCCGCCGCACGCGGGGTCCGCCGGCGCGAGCTGTTCCGCATCGCCGCCGCGGACATCGTCGGCTCCTACGGCACCGAGGCGCAGCCCGTCGAGGCCGACCAGGGCGCTCTCGTGGACCTGGTCGGCGGCGCCGTGTCCGACCTCACCGCCGCCACGCTGTCCGGCACCCTGCGCGCCGTCGTCCGCGAGGGCTGGGGCGACACCCTCCCCACCCGTTTCGCCGTCATCGGCATGGGGCGCTTCGGCGGCCACGAACTCGGCTACGGCTCCGACGCGGACGTCCTGTTCGTCCACGAGCCACGGGAGGGCGTCGACGAGCGGGAGGCCGGGGAGGCCGCCAACAAGGTCGTCTCCGAGATGCGCAGACTTTTGCAGATCCCCAGCGCCGACCCACCGCTGCTCGTCGACGCCGACCTGCGTCCGGAGGGCAAGTCCGGGCCGCTCGTGCGCACGGTGAAGTCCTACGAGGCCTACTACCGCCGGTGGTCGCTTGTGTGGGAGTCGCAGGCGCTGCTGCGCGCCGAAGTCGTCGCGGGGGACGAGGAGTTGGGGAGCAGGTTCCTCGAACTCGCCGACCCCCTGCGGTATCCGGCGGGCGGGCTCGCGGAGGAGGCCGTGCGGGAGATCCGGCGGCTGAAGGCACGGATGGAGTCGGAGCGGCTGCCCCGGGGCGCCGACCCCAAGCTGCACACCAAGCTCGGCCCGGGCGGCCTGTCCGACGTCGAGTGGACCGTGCAGCTGATCCAGATGCGGCACGGCGCCACGCATCCGGGGCTGCGGACCACCCGCACCCGGCAGGCGCTCACCGCGGCCCGCGACGCCGGCCTCATCCCGGAGGAGGAGGCGGCGACGCTGGACGAGGCGTGGGTGCTGGCCACGCGGGTGCGCAACGCGGTGATGCTGGTGCGCGGCCGCGCCGGCGACACCTTCCCCTCCGACCCACGCGAGCTGGTCGCGGTGGGCCGGTACCTCGGCTACGGCCCAGGGCGCGTCGGCGACATGCTGGACGACTACCGGCGCACCGCCCGCCGGGCCCGGACCGTGGTGGACGAACTGTTCTACGCGGGCTGA
- a CDS encoding LacI family DNA-binding transcriptional regulator, translating to MTTRLADIAAQAGVSEATVSRVLNGKPGVAATTRQSVLAALDVLGYERPVRLRQRSAGLVGLITPELENPIFPALAQVIGQALTRQGYTPVLATQTPGGSTEDELTEMLVDRGVAGIIYVSGLHADTTADMQRYEQLRAQGVPFVLVDGFSPKVQAPFISPDDRAAMTLAVTHLVSLGHTRVGLALGPKRFVPVQRKIEGFVRAMQEQLRLNPETIETELVQHSLYTLEGGQAATNALIDRDCTAIVCASDMMALGAIRAARQRGLAVPRDVSVVGFDDSPLIAFTDPPLTTVRKPVPAMGQAAVRTLLEEIGGTPAPHSEFVFMPELVVRGSTASARGDRARA from the coding sequence GTGACCACACGGCTTGCCGACATCGCCGCGCAGGCGGGAGTGAGCGAAGCGACCGTCAGCCGCGTTCTCAACGGCAAGCCCGGTGTCGCCGCCACCACCCGCCAGTCCGTGCTCGCCGCTCTGGACGTCCTGGGCTACGAACGCCCGGTCCGGTTGCGCCAGCGCAGCGCGGGGCTCGTCGGGCTGATCACGCCGGAGCTGGAGAACCCGATATTCCCGGCCCTGGCCCAGGTCATCGGGCAGGCGCTGACCCGCCAGGGCTACACCCCCGTCCTCGCCACCCAGACCCCGGGCGGCTCCACGGAGGACGAGCTGACCGAGATGCTGGTCGACCGCGGCGTCGCCGGCATCATCTACGTCTCCGGACTGCACGCGGACACCACGGCCGACATGCAGCGCTACGAGCAGCTGCGCGCGCAGGGCGTTCCCTTCGTCCTGGTCGACGGCTTCTCCCCGAAGGTCCAGGCCCCGTTCATCTCGCCCGACGACCGTGCCGCGATGACCCTGGCGGTGACCCACCTCGTCTCCCTCGGGCACACCCGGGTGGGGCTGGCTCTCGGCCCCAAGCGCTTCGTGCCGGTCCAGCGCAAGATCGAGGGCTTCGTGCGCGCCATGCAGGAGCAGCTGCGGCTGAACCCGGAGACCATCGAGACCGAACTGGTCCAGCACTCCCTGTACACCCTGGAGGGCGGCCAGGCGGCGACCAACGCCCTGATCGACCGGGACTGCACGGCGATCGTCTGCGCCAGCGACATGATGGCGCTGGGTGCGATACGGGCGGCCAGGCAGCGCGGCCTCGCGGTCCCCCGGGACGTCTCGGTGGTCGGCTTCGACGACTCCCCGCTGATCGCCTTCACCGACCCGCCCCTGACGACCGTGCGCAAGCCGGTGCCGGCGATGGGCCAGGCCGCCGTCCGCACGCTCCTGGAGGAGATCGGCGGGACGCCCGCCCCGCACAGCGAGTTCGTGTTCATGCCGGAGCTGGTGGTGCGCGGTTCCACCGCCTCGGCGCGGGGCGACCGCGCCCGCGCCTAG
- a CDS encoding RrF2 family transcriptional regulator, with translation MRLLRSTDLALRVLMRLAVTGENPQVTPTTRAVAAAMEVPYTHAAKVVAELQRMGLLETRRGRGGGLALTGAGRAASVGAVVRAFEGEGDVADCEGGAAPCPLSSACRLRGALRRAQEAFCRSLDPLTLADLVTEPTGPLLLGIPGRA, from the coding sequence ATGCGGCTGTTGCGATCCACCGACCTGGCCCTGCGCGTCCTGATGCGACTCGCGGTGACGGGCGAGAACCCGCAGGTCACTCCCACGACGCGGGCGGTGGCCGCGGCGATGGAGGTCCCCTACACCCACGCGGCGAAGGTCGTCGCCGAGCTCCAGCGCATGGGGCTGCTGGAGACCCGGCGCGGCCGGGGCGGCGGCCTCGCCCTCACCGGAGCGGGCCGCGCGGCGTCGGTGGGCGCCGTCGTCCGCGCCTTCGAGGGGGAGGGCGACGTCGCCGACTGCGAGGGCGGAGCCGCCCCCTGCCCCCTGAGCTCGGCCTGCCGTCTGCGTGGCGCTCTGCGCCGGGCCCAGGAGGCGTTCTGCCGTTCCCTGGACCCGCTCACGCTCGCGGACCTCGTGACGGAACCGACGGGCCCGCTGCTCCTGGGGATCCCGGGACGGGCCTGA
- a CDS encoding DUF3105 domain-containing protein — MGSANTTGSAARKARIEEMRRAEQARERRGRVLVIGGSVVAVVALVAGGVFVVRSQSGDDAPAADSKASGNFVTGKDGVRTWKGKLGRTHVTRTVKYPTEPPVGGDHNQVWMNCNGDVYTKALNNMNAVHSLEHGAVWVTYNSKASKADVDALAAKVKKTPYTLMSPDDAQPDPIMLTAWGNQRTVTGAGDPNVDTFFAKFVQGQQTPEPGAACTGGLPQ, encoded by the coding sequence ATGGGTTCCGCCAACACCACCGGCAGTGCGGCGCGCAAGGCGCGCATAGAGGAGATGCGGCGGGCCGAACAGGCTCGTGAGCGGCGAGGACGTGTCCTCGTGATCGGGGGCAGCGTCGTCGCCGTCGTCGCGCTCGTCGCCGGCGGCGTGTTCGTCGTGAGGTCGCAGTCCGGCGACGACGCCCCCGCCGCCGACTCCAAGGCCTCGGGCAACTTCGTCACCGGCAAGGACGGGGTCAGGACGTGGAAGGGGAAGCTGGGGCGCACGCACGTCACCAGGACCGTGAAGTACCCGACCGAGCCCCCCGTCGGCGGTGACCACAACCAGGTCTGGATGAACTGTAACGGCGACGTGTACACGAAGGCGCTGAACAACATGAACGCCGTGCACTCGCTGGAGCACGGCGCGGTCTGGGTGACGTACAACAGCAAGGCGAGCAAGGCCGACGTCGACGCCCTCGCCGCGAAGGTCAAGAAGACGCCCTACACCCTGATGAGCCCGGACGACGCCCAGCCCGACCCGATCATGCTCACCGCGTGGGGCAACCAGCGCACGGTGACGGGTGCGGGCGACCCGAACGTGGACACGTTCTTCGCGAAGTTCGTGCAGGGTCAGCAGACGCCCGAACCGGGCGCAGCGTGCACGGGCGGTCTGCCGCAGTGA
- a CDS encoding DUF305 domain-containing protein gives MAVAVAGVLVAAGAVTYSVAENGGTAADAPVADSADAGFARDMAVHHQQAVEMSYIVRDRTTGEEVRRLAYDIAQTQANQRGMLLGWLDLWGLPKVSSDPPMTWTGMRGMSGGEDGALMVGMATDAEMKRLGTLNGKQAEILYLQLMTAHHKGGVHMAESCVAKCAVGVEKRLAQGMVEAQQSEIGLMAGMLKARGAKP, from the coding sequence GTGGCCGTCGCCGTGGCCGGGGTGCTCGTCGCCGCGGGAGCCGTCACCTACTCGGTGGCCGAGAACGGCGGGACGGCGGCCGACGCCCCGGTCGCCGACTCCGCCGACGCCGGGTTCGCCCGGGACATGGCGGTGCACCACCAGCAGGCCGTGGAGATGTCGTACATCGTGCGCGACCGGACGACCGGCGAGGAGGTGCGGCGGCTCGCCTACGACATCGCGCAGACCCAGGCCAACCAGCGCGGCATGCTGCTCGGCTGGCTGGACCTGTGGGGGCTGCCGAAGGTGTCGTCCGACCCGCCCATGACCTGGACGGGCATGCGGGGGATGAGCGGCGGCGAGGACGGCGCGCTCATGGTCGGCATGGCCACCGACGCCGAGATGAAGCGGCTCGGCACGCTCAACGGCAAGCAGGCCGAGATCCTCTACCTCCAGCTCATGACCGCCCATCACAAGGGCGGCGTCCACATGGCCGAGAGCTGCGTCGCCAAGTGCGCGGTCGGCGTGGAGAAGCGGCTGGCGCAGGGCATGGTCGAGGCGCAGCAGTCGGAGATCGGTCTCATGGCGGGCATGCTGAAGGCGCGCGGGGCCAAGCCGTGA